The stretch of DNA CCCGGAAAATAATTCCGTCGCCAAATACCACGGCCCGCTCCGTCAGTCGCTGGTTTACGTTGTTACCCAGAATCACTTTCAGACCGAAGTCTTCGCTGAGGGATTTGGTTGCGGTGATTAACAGCGTGTTGTCGATTTCCTGGCGGTAAATATTATCGTTGGTAACGTTGCCATTCGGGAAATAGTCGCCCCCTTTGCCGTTGACCACTACGCGCCGGTCGGTGTAGGCGTTGAAGCCAATGGTATTCTGAATATTCAGCCAGGGCAGCACGTCGGTGCCCAACACCATGTTGCCGTAATAGCGGTCTACCTTGCTGGTGGTGGGGCTGTTTTGCACCGACCAGTAGGGGTTGTCGGTGCCAACGCGGTCGTACACATTGTTGCCGTTCAGCGGGTTCGTGTTCGGAAAGCCCGTGAGATCGAAGCTCGTCGGTACAAACAGCAGGATGTCCATGATAGATGCTCCTGCGCCGTTTGCCGCCGTCACCTGGGGTGATACCTGATTGGTATTCACGTAGTTGAGCGATCCGCTGACGTAAAACTTATTGTCGAGCTGGGCGTTGCCGCCGATGTTGATGCCGGTACGGGTAATTTCATTTTCCGGCACTACCCCCTGATTGCCCGTCCGCGACAGTCCTACGGTCAGGTTGCCCTTCTCGCCCCCGGTCGATACCGACAGTGCGTTCTCGAAGACGTTGCCCGTTCGGAAAAAATTCTTCGCGTTGTTCTGTGAATACGACTGGTACGGCACCTGAACGGGTGTTCGGCCATCGGCCTGATAGAACTCTGGAAATACCGAGACCGGGTAGCGGTTGTTGGTCGTAAGCGGGTGCGGAATGGTAGCCCGCGTCGGAATCAGGCTGGATACGCCCTGATACGGTGGTCCCCACGACCCAAACACGCCACTCCGGTAGTCGAAGTTGGTGCCTTGCCCGTAACGGGTCTGGTACTCCGGCAAACCGGCTACCGTTTCGATGGAATAGCCTGTGTTATAGGTGATTTCCAGCCCTTTTCGGCTCTGACTTTTTCCGGCTTTGGTCGTAACGATTATGGCTCCGTTGGCCGCCCGCGACCCGTAGAGCGCGGCTGCTGCGGCTCCTTTCAGCACGGTCATGGTCAGGATGTTGTTCGGGTCTAAGTCGAAGGCCCGGTTGGTGATCGTGGACCCGCCCACGGTGCCGTCGGTGCCGCCGAAACTGGAGTTGTCGAACGGCACGCCATCGACTACAAACAGCGGCTGGTTGTTGTTGCCCAGCGACGAATTGCCCCGAATGGTGATGTTGGTAGCTCCGCCAGCCGCCCCACCCGACCCCTGAACGTTGACCCCTGCCACTTTCCCCGTCAAGGCCCGCAGTGGATCGGGTTCGGAGCGTTGGGCGAGTTTGGCGGCATCGAGTGTGGTGACGGCATAGCCGAGTGCGTTTTTGTCGCGTTTGATCCCGGCGGCTGTTACAACCACTTCGCTCAACTGCTTGGTATCGACGGTCAGCACAACGTCGACCACGTCTTTGTTGCCAACGACGACTTCCTGCGGTCGGAAACCTACCGACGAAAACACCAGCGTGGCATTTCGTTCGGGAACGTTGATCTGATACGTTCCCTGCGCATCGGTGACTGTACCCTGCGTACCGCCTTTTACCGTGATGGTCGTGCCGGGCAAGGCCGATTTTTCAGCAGCATCCGTAACCCGCCCCCGCACCACGCGCTGCTGCGCCAGAGCGACAACGGGCAACGTCAGAACAAGCAGAAATAAACATGTTTTCATAGAGATTGATCATAGATTTTGAGAGGGGACATTTTAAATCAGATTGAATTTATGTGTTTTTATTCGTCGCTATCACAATATCACAGCATAAAATTTTAATTTGTTTTTAATATTCAAAATTTTCTTTTTTAATGTCTATTTACTTTATCCCCAACAAGCATTTATGTGTATGAGTGTAAAAAAACAGCCTATCCGAAGGCAGGCTGTTCTGAATAATAATATGAAATTGAATCAGGTATGACGTATTGCTGACGCGAGTGAGACGCAAGGGGTTGCGTCTCTACAACGGGATGGTCACATGTAGAGACGCAACCCTTTGCGTCTCACTCGCGTCAGCAATACATCAATGCAATGTCAAATTGGTATAAGTTACCCTTTGTAGTTTACAACTTCACGAGCGAAACGCCAAGCGCGTTTTTATTGTTGGCCTGCCGCACTTCATAGGCAACCACCAACTGCCCATCGGCAGCAAGCCCGCTGGCATTGGTTCCGTTTGCCGAACCCGTAACTACCTGCATATCGGTGACTTTACCACCCTGAATGCTGCGATAGGCAATGGTCGATACTGGCGTCGATTCGGTGGGCTGATTTTGCTCCCAGAGCAGCACCGAAGCCGAGGGCGTTGGCACCAAATACGGGTTCTTAGCCGTAGCCTCGCTCAAAACAACCAATTTCCTGCCATTCTGGTCGGCCACCCGAATGCCGGGGGCATCGGTCGCGCCGGAGAACCAGGCCACCAGATTCTGCCCACCGCCTGCGCTCGACGTTGGCCCCGAATGCGGGCAACCGTTGACCCGCCAGTTGTCGGGCGAGAAAATACTGGCTTTCGAGAAGGTGGCTCCGTTGTCGGTCGAGCGCATGGCGGCAATGTCACGAATATTATCCTGATTCTCCCGATAATACAGGTGCAGCGTACCGGCTTTATCGACTAACAGGCTGATGTTGCAACAGTCGCACACGAACGGATCGAGTACCTGTTCATCGCCAAATTTGCCGCCCGCTGTGCGTACCAGACGTAGATCACGCTCGTGCGGCTTGCCAGGAATATCTTTCAGATAGGTTACGGCCACTTCACCATTCGCCAGTATGGTGGCATCGAAAAAGCCGCGCACGGTGTTGGGCGTGCGGTCGGCATGAACGGGCGCGGGCTGCGTCCAGGCGGTGCCATCAGCCGAAGTCGTATAAACAATCTGCAAATCGGATGGTCGCCCGCCCGCACGTCCCTCCTGTTTTGGTTTTTCACCTGCCGGGGCTGCGCCGTGGTTATGATGATCGGCCTGAGCCGGAGCTACGTCGGTGCCACGCAGGGCAAATACGGCCATTATAGAGCCGTTGGGCCGGAACAGCAGCCGGGGGCGCATCAGCCGCGACCCGCTCATGCCCGGTGAGGCAAAAATCTGTTTCTTCGTCCCGAACGTGCGGCCCTGATCGACAGACTCGGCCCAGTAGAAATATACCATGCCATTGGCGTCTTTTTCGGTCCACGACAGCGCGACCGTGCCTTTGGGTGTTTTTGCCAGCGTCGGAACAGCGAAGGTGCGGGTCGAATCAGCGAAGATAGTGCCGGCCTGAGTCGGCAACAGGGCCGTCAGCATGATGAAGGCCGTAAGAATGAATCGTGGGGAAAGGCTCATGCGAACAAGCTTATTTAGATTGATTTGAAACAAAGGTACAGATCGTTGTGTGAAATGCACATAGTTATTAAGAATTGTTCCAAATAATTTTTAACCGAATTCCCCTATAATTATTTCAATTAGTGTGATTTACGTTCTGTGATTATCGATTCCGTTGCTGACAGGCTGCGTATCAGCACAATATCCCTACTTCTCGAAATCGCCGGGGGTTTCGGGGCCGGTTTTGAAACCCACCGCCCGAATGTTTTTAACCGGGCTGTTGGGGTTGGCTGGGTCAGCCGCATACTCGAAAAGCAGCGTGACGGGCTTTTCGTTGCTCAGCACGGCATAGAACGAATCAAAGGCCGACGGGTCAATCCAGGCGGCAAGGTCAACGGGCTTCAGGCTCTGGGGCGGGTAGTTGCCCACCTGCCCCACACTACCGGGACCATACACGTTCTTGGGAAAGCTGAGCAACGTGGCCTTCACCACCGAGCTGTTAGTCATGAAGTCGCTGACGAGTTCGATGACCCGCGTGGCCTGACCGGCCTGCTGCGAGGTCGTTACCTTGTACGATTTTACGGTAATCTGGATGGTTGGCATACGTAATAGCGAGAAGTGGTCTGAAGAGGAACGTGGGGCTATTTTTCAAAATCACCGGGAGTTTCGGTATCGGTTGTTATATCTACCGTGTTCAGGTTCCAGCTTGTGGTTTTAGGCTGGTCTGTGTTGATGGTGTAGTTATAGCGACAGAACACCGGCTTCTCGGTTAGTAGTATGGCATACATACTGTCGAACAGGCCGGGACTGATCCATGATACCAACTCGACCGAACTCGTTTCAACGGCACCGAGGGTGGGTGCGAAGGGATTGACTGGCTGACTCAGCAGCGTGGCAGTGGTACGCTTGCCCCCCGCCACCTGCGGACTAACGAGCGTGAGGGTGCGCTCAGGGCCACCCGGTTTCTGAATCACGCTGACTTTGTAGGATTCGACCGTAAACTGATCGGTTTTGGAAACGGCTGGCATTGGGCTGGCGGTTGGTTGTTTAGGTGAACTGGCAAGTAGGTCATGGAGGGCAGACTGAAAGCAACCCCGGCACGGCGTTCGCAGAGCAAAATATATTACCTTTATGAGTCAATGTTCATAAAAACATATATCTTTTGAGTAAGCGGTAGAAAAAACTAAACCGCTTAACCCAAAAAGCCTTCATTTTCACGCGCAGATGTCTACTGTGCCCGGCCACCCGGCGTTTTCAGTCACTCATTATGTATCTTACTCATCAGTTGGGAAAAAACTCAGCCATGAATGGTTATCTTTGTGAATTACTCTTTTCAGCTAAATCCGTATTGTGGCATTAATTAAGTCTATTTCCGGTATCAGAGGTACAATTGGCGGGCGCAGTGGCGACGGGCTTACGCCAGTAGATGTAGTGAAATTTACGGCGGCTTTCGGGCAATGGCTGCGGCAGCGCAACCCCGACCGCCAAACCGTACTTGTTGGGCGCGATGGTCGTTTGTCGGGCGAAATGGTCTCGCGCTTAGTGGTCGGCACCTTGCAGGGGCTGGGTCTGAACGTCGTTGATCTGGGTTTATCGACTACGCCAACGGTGGAAATGGCCGTGCCTGATGAAGGCGCAGTGGGTGGTATTATCCTGACAGCCAGCCACAACCCTATCCAATGGAACGCGCTCAAGCTGCTCAACGAAACAGGTGAATTTATTTCAGCAGAGGACGGAGCCGAGGTGCTGTCTCTGGCCGAAAGCGAAGCATTTGATTTTGCCGAGGTGCGTAAGCTGGGCCAGTACCGGGCCGACGATACCTGGCTTCACAAACATGTTGAGAAAATTCTGGCCCTGCCGTTGGTTGACCGCGACGCTATTGCCAACCGGAATTTCCGGGTAGTAGTCGATGCGGTGAACTCAACTGGTGGACTGGCCGTGCCGATACTACTCGAAGCCCTTGGCGTTGAACACGTTGCCAAACTGCATTGCGAACCCACCGGCCAATTCGCCCACAACCCCGAACCGCTGCCCGAAAACCTCCGCGATATTATCAAGGAAATGGAAAAAGGTAATGCCGATCTGGGTATCGTGGTTGACCCCGACGTCGACCGGCTGGCCCTGATCTGCGAAGATGGTTCCCCTTTCGGTGAAGAATATACACTGGTTGCCGTTGCCGATTACGTGCTGAAAAACAGTCCGGCTAATGGCAATACGGTCTCAAACATGTCGAGTACGGTGGCCCTGCGCGACGTGACGAAACGCTACGGCGGGCAGCATTTTGCGTCGGCGGTGGGTGAAGTGAACGTGGTCGAGATGATGAAAGCGCAACAGGCAATCATCGGGGGCGAAGGCAACGGCGGTATCATTTACCCCGAACTGCACTACGGGCGCGATGCATTGGTAGGTATCGCGCTGTTTCTGAGCCATTTGGCCCGCTCCGGCAAGTCGGCGTCCATGCTGCGCCGGACGTATCCGAACTACTACATTTCCAAAAACAAAATCGAACTCACCCCCGACATCGATGTCGATGCGGTATTGGAGCGGATTCAGGCCAAATATGCCCGTAACCCCATCAATACCATCGACGGTGTGAAGATTGAGTTCGATAAAGAATGGGTACACCTGCGAAAATCGAACACCGAGCCTATTATTCGCATCTACTCCGAATCCGACACCCTCGCTACCGCCGACCACCTCGCCGGCAAACTCATCAGCGACATCCGGGAAGTACTTGCGGAGAAGCGATGAGTTTTTTTATAGAGGGGAACACGGATTAAACGGATGGTACTGACAAACACGGATTCTATCTAACAAAAAAATCTGTGTTTATCAGTACCATCCGTTTAATCCGTGTTCCCCTTAAAAATTATATCCCTCGCTGTGTACCCGTATTGGTACTGGTACCCAGATTTTCTACCTCTACATCGGTACTGCGGACGGTCTCGTGAACGGTTTCTACCCGTTCGTTCACCTCTTTGCCAATCGAAATTTCTTCAACCACATTAGCCGTTTTCGATACAACAGGCACTTCAGCGTGTTCGGTTAGTTCAATCTGACCTTCCTGGAATGCCGTCATGTCGGCGTCGGTGGCCGGGCGGTTTACGGGCGTGCGGGTTACGTGAACGCGCTCTTCGCGCAAACGTACACTTTCTTCGACGGGCCGCTCAATGATGCGGCTCCGTACCCGAACACCACCGGTTTCTACCTCACGCTTACCCACCTGCAAATCTTCCTGAATTACCTTGATCGTCTGATCGGTGCCGGTGGTCAGGTCGCGGTCGGTGGTCAGGTCCGCTGCGCCGTAGCCCATCGTGGCCGAACTGCCCGTTGCGCCCAGCGTAGCGTCGGTGCCCGTCATGGTGCTGCTGTAGCCGTACTGCTCGTCCTGCTCATCCACGTTGATAGCTCCGTTGTCGTCGAGGATGTCGGCAGCGCGTTCGGCCTCGTCATTACCTGTAACGTGTACTGTTACAATTGAGCTGCGTTCGCCTACGCGGGTGTATCGCTCCCGGCGGTCGTCATCGTCGCCACCAAACAGCGAACTGAAGAAATTACCGATGCTGCTGCCTACGTCTTTGGTGTCGTCAACAACCTCTTCGGCATAGGTTCCGCTGGTGTTCCGGTGGCGATCAGGCACCGTGCTGTTTGAGGTATCGGCATACGTTGTGCCATCGCTAAGCGAGCCCGTCTGGGCCGATAAATCGATGTTGCTGCGCGAGAAACCGTCACTTACTAATTCGTCTACTGCGTTTTGGGCGTCGGTGGCGTTGTCGAATACGCCGACTACTGTAAAAGCCATGATTGTACTGGGTTTACGTTGAGAAATTGATTTTGATTTATAACGAAGGCCATCGCTATGGCCGAACGTTCAGATTTGTGGCGGCAACCGTTCAACGGTCACGGCCTCGGTTCGTACTGGCACCGACTGCGTTTCTACGCGAGTTTGCTGGCGTTTCGTCACACGCACTTCTTCCAGCAGCATCAGCCGCTTTTCCACAATCAGCACTTCCTGTAACACCGGATACACAACCGTATCGCCCTCGTAACGAACCGCCGGGGCCGTGTCTACATATTGGTTCATAGCCACCCGCTCCACCTCATACGATTCGTTCATCAGCGGCACGTCTACCGTCTGCTCCTGCGTTTGCACGGACTTAACGATACGGATTCGACCTGTTTCCATCTGCTGCGTATCGACCGTTAGCTGTTCGGCGATGACAGGAATTGTCAGCGCGTCGAGTTGGTTTAGGTCAGGCCGTTGCGTTGCCTCGGTATCGCTCATTGGGCGTATGGATTTGGCGTATTAGTGTTACTCGTAGTAATAAAGAGACGAGCGGCATATTTGTTCTATAAATTCTGTAGAAATTATCTACATAACCCACTATTCAGTAAGTACAAATCGGTAAAAATCAACATCTCTTTAATCGTATCATCCGGTTAATCAAATTCTTAACCATAATGTAGGCTGTGTCTGATAGTTTTCCGACTAATCAGACATACCTATCATACGCACTACTTATGTTATGCCCGCCTGTCTTCCGTCTTGTTTTGGTTGTGTTGTTATCTCCGCTATTATCGGGCTGTATGACCGTGCGCGTTGTCACAGAACCCGACTGCGATACGCCCGCCAGCGTACCCTACACAAAAACCGTAGCCACGGCCTATTTCTGGGGATTAATGCAGCCTAAAGACATCGAACCGCCCTGCGATAAACGGTTCTATCACCTCAATGGAGTTACGGTACGCTCTACGTTTGGGCAGTATCTGTTGTCGGGCGTTACGCTTGGCATTGTCAACAAACGGCGCATCGAATGGTGCTGTGCGCCTTACGTCCCACCCACCGATTCGCTCTGAATATAAATTTTTTAGCAATTCCCGCCATGAGTCTCCCCAACGGTCTCGAACAGGTATCGGTGCATTCGCTAACGAATCGCCACCAGAATTTCACCCAGCCGCTCACGCCCGGCGCATCGTTTAAACTGCGCATTCCCAACGGCTTATCGAGCCGCGCGGCCTACCAGCAAACGACTGCCAACTTTCAGTGGCTGATCCAGTACGCCCTCGACCGGAATCTGCGGCTGCGGGCCATCGGCAAAAACTGGTCGTTCACCAAAGTGGGCGTTACCAACGGTGGCATGGTCGATACCAATGCGCTGATGCAGACGTTTACGCTCACAGCCGCATCGGTAGCTCCGGCCTACACAAATGCGGGCAAATCGGCGAGTAATCTGTTTTTTACCGAATGCGGCACTACGGTGCATATTCTGGAACAAAAGCTTGAGGCTATCGGCAAATCGATCCGGGCGTCGGGGGCGAGCAACGGCCAAACCATTGCCGGGGCTATCTCGACCGGTACGCACGGGGCCGCGTTCGGGTTCGGGGCCACGCAGGATATGGTTGTCGGTATTCACCTTGTCTGCGGTCCCGACCGGCACGTATGGCTCGAACGGGCCACGTATCCGGTTGTCAGCCAGTCGTTTACCGATGGCTTAGGCATTTCAGAAGTGCTGCGCGACGATGATCTGTTCAACGCGGCTCTCGTCAGCTTCGGCTCATTCAGTTTTATTCACGGCGTGTTGCTCGACGTTGAGGATTTATTCTGGCTGAAGTCGTACAGTAAAACGAGTGTGCCGTACAATACGCTCGAAAAAGCCATGAGCGAGTGTGACTTTTCAGCCTTGAAAGCAGAAATGAATCTGCCCGACGATACAGACCCGACAGCGGGCGAAGCCTATCATTTTCAGACGATTGTCAACCCACACCAGATCGACCTGACGGGTCAGAACAACGATAGAGGTCCGTTTGTGCGGGTGCTTTACAAACACAAAGCAAAGCCCGACGGCGAATCGGTGGCCGACGTGCGAAAAGCCGATTTTACGTATGGCGACGATACGCTGGGCTTGATTCAGACGCTTTTGGATAGACTTCGCCCCCGCATGCTCGTGCCAACGCTCGTCAATAAACTTTACCCGATGGCCCTTGAACATACCGACGGCTTAGTTGGCACCATGCGTGAATTTTTTGCACCTACCAACATCCGGGGAAAAGCGTGTAGCTCGGCCATCGGCATCGACGCCAAAGACAGCCTGCGCGTACTGGCCGAAATCTGCGCCCTCAACCGCGAATCGGCCTTTCCGGGGGTAATGGGCCTGCGCTGGGTCAAAGGCACACAGGCCACGCTTGGGTTCACGAAATTTCCGATTACCTGCGTACTCGAACTCGACGGAATCGAATCCAACCTGACCAATGCGTTTCTGCACCGCGTCTGGAACCGGCTCGATGCACTCCATATTCCATTTACGATGCACTGGGGTAAAGTGAATTTCGGCTTAGATGCCGCCCGCATTCGTCGGATGTACGGCAGCCGGGTCGATGCCTGGCTTATGGCCCGCGAGCGGCTGTTAGACGCGCCCACGCGGGCCGTTTTCACCAACGAATTTATGGAGCAGTGCGGCCTGGCAATAGTGCCGGTTCCGGTGGCTGACCCTGTTGCCTGAACGAAAAACGCCCGGTTTGCGCCGGGCGTTTTTCATCTATTTTGTTACTCCCACTCAATTGTAGCGGGGGGTTTCGAGGAAATATCGTAGACCACGCGGTTAACACCCTTCACGCGGTTGATGATTTCGTTCGATACGTCGGCCAGAAATTCATACGGCAGATGCGCCCAGTCGGCGGTCATCCCATCCACGCTCGTTACGGCCCGCAAGGCTACGACGCGCTCGTAGGTACGTTCGTCGCCCATTACGCCTACCGATTGCACGGGCAGCAGCATCGCACCCGCCTGCCAGACTTTGTCGTACAGTCCTTCACGCTTCAATCCATTGATAAACAGCGCGTCTACTTCCTGCAAAATCTGCACTTTCTCTGGGGTAACATCGCCCAGAATCCGAATTGCCAGACCAGGACCGGGGAACGGGTGACGACCCAGAATGGCGTCGGGCAGGCCGAGTGTTCGCCCTACAGCCCGCACCTCATCTTTGAAGAGCGTGTTTAAGGGTTCTACTACTTTCAGTTTCATGAAATCGGGCAGGCCACCCACGTTGTGGTGCGACTTGATGGTAGCCGACGGCCCTTTTACCGATACGGACTCGATTACGTCGGGATAGATCGTGCCCTGCCCCAGCCACGAGACGCCTTCAATCAGATGCGCTTCCTGGTCGAAGACCTCGATAAACGTTTTGCCGATGGCTTTGCGCTTGGCTTCTGGGTCGGTCAGCCCGGTCAGGGCGGTATAAAACTGCTCTTTAGCATCAACGCCTTTCACGTTCAGGCCCAGCGTTTTATACGATTCCAGCACGCCCGAAAACTCGTCTTTCCGCAACACGCCATTGTCTACAAAAATGCAGTACAGGTTTTTGCCAATGGCCCGGTGAATCAGCGTAGCAGCCACCGACGAATCGACCCCGCCCGACAGCCCCAGCACAACCTTGTCGTTGCCAAGTTTCTGCTGTAGCTGCGCCACCGTGCTCTCGACAAACGAGTCGGCGGTCCAGTTCTGCGAGCAGCCACAAATGTTCACTACGAAGTTATGCAACAGCACTTTGCCTTGCAGCGAATGCGTTACTTCGGGGTGAAACTGAATGCCATACGTCGGTTCATTCGCTACGTGAAAAGCCGCCACCCGAACACTATCGGTTGAGGCAATGATCTCAAAATCAGCCGGAACGCTCGTGATGGTATCGCCGTGCGACATCCAGACCTGCGAATGAGAATCGATACCCTGCATCAGCGGACTACCGGCAGTAACCGTACCCAGTTTAGCCCGGCCATATTCGCGGATAGCCGACGCCTGCACCTCGCCCCCGCTGGTCTGAGCCAGCAGTTGCGCCCCGTAGCAAACACCCAGGAGCGGCAGTTTTTGCCGGAACAGGCTCAGGTCAATGTTGGGTGCGTCGGCATCGCGCACGGAGGAAGGACTGCCCGATAGAATAACGCCTTTTACGTTGGGCGTCAGTGCAGGAATATTGTTGTAGGGATGGATTTCGCAGTAAACGTTCAGCTCGCGCACCCGACGGGCAATGAGTTGGGTGTACTGCGAGCCGAAATCCAGAATCAGAATCTGTTCGGTGGTCATGGATTGCTCTCTAAAGTACAAAGGTAGAGCATTTTCGCGCTCAATCTGGGTACAACAGGTACTTTTTCCGCATCACTTTGTAGGTCGTCAGACCCGTTTGCCAGCTTTTACGGATAGTCTTGGGCGATACTCCGGCCAGCAGTTGCAGCCGAAGCTGATCTGTTCCGGCCAGTCTGTCGATGTAATTTGTGGGCAGGAAAAACTTGCTTTTGTCGGTAGCACGGTTAAAAAAATCGAAGAAATAATCGAGCATCAGCCCCTGCCGCGACACGGTGATTTTCGACAAATCCAGCCCATAACACAGCTTACCTTCGAGGGGTGGGTTCATGGCACCGGGCTTATCGACGGGTGTGAACGTGAACGGGCCGTATTGGGTGTAGGGCGAACCAATTACCTGAAACTGCTTGTCGGTGCCGCGCCCTACGCTTACGGTTGTGCCCTCAAAGAAGCAGATAGACGGATAGAGCAGAATAGCCTGCTGGTTGGGCAGATTGGGCGAGGGCGGCACGGGCAGCACATAGGGCGTTTTGCGCGTGTAGCTTTTCACCGGAATCACCGTAAGGGGGCAGGTTTTACTACCCGCCAGCCAGCCTTCGCCGTTAATCATCCGGGCCAGTTCGCCCACGGTCAGGCCATGAACCACCGGAATGGGGTGCATTCCCACAAACGACTTAAACTTCGGGTCGAGTACGGGGCCGTCGATGTAGTGGCCGTTCGGGTTGGGACGGTCCAGCACCAGCAGCGGCTTATTGGTTTCGGCGCAGGCTTCCATCACATAATGCATGGTACTGATGTAGGTATAAAACCGGGTGCCCACGTCCTGTACGTCGAAAATAATGACATCGAGCGAGTCCATTTGCGCGGGCTTGGGCTTGCGGTTATCGCCATACAGCGACGTGATTCGAATCCCGGTTCGGGTATCGCGCCCGTCGCTGATGGTTTCGCCATCGGTAGCATCACCCCGGAAACCGTGTTCGGGCGCGAAAATCGTTTTGATGGTTATGCCCCGCGCCACCAAACTATCGACTAAATGCGTTTTGCCAATGCGCGACGTATGGTTTACGACCATGCCAACGCGTTTGCCGGCCAGGGTGGGCAGATAGAGATTGGTTTGGTCGGCTCCTGTTTGGAGCGACTGTGCTGTGCAGTGAACAGTTGTCAGCCAACAGCCAACAGTGAGCAACAAGAGCAGGTGTCGGTTAATAAGTTTGGCGGTTCTTCCCGGCACAGTGGGCTGGGTTACTGCGGTGTCCGTTTCAGGGACATTTGTGAACTGGTGAATCATTAGTGATGGCTTTCTGCAAAACTCTTACTTTTACGGACGATTACAAAACGAGTCAGTGAACAGGCGGCAACCAACAGCCAACAGTTGCTGCACTGATTCCGTTTGTACACATAGTACTGTTGGC from Spirosoma montaniterrae encodes:
- a CDS encoding SusC/RagA family TonB-linked outer membrane protein, whose translation is MKTCLFLLVLTLPVVALAQQRVVRGRVTDAAEKSALPGTTITVKGGTQGTVTDAQGTYQINVPERNATLVFSSVGFRPQEVVVGNKDVVDVVLTVDTKQLSEVVVTAAGIKRDKNALGYAVTTLDAAKLAQRSEPDPLRALTGKVAGVNVQGSGGAAGGATNITIRGNSSLGNNNQPLFVVDGVPFDNSSFGGTDGTVGGSTITNRAFDLDPNNILTMTVLKGAAAAALYGSRAANGAIIVTTKAGKSQSRKGLEITYNTGYSIETVAGLPEYQTRYGQGTNFDYRSGVFGSWGPPYQGVSSLIPTRATIPHPLTTNNRYPVSVFPEFYQADGRTPVQVPYQSYSQNNAKNFFRTGNVFENALSVSTGGEKGNLTVGLSRTGNQGVVPENEITRTGINIGGNAQLDNKFYVSGSLNYVNTNQVSPQVTAANGAGASIMDILLFVPTSFDLTGFPNTNPLNGNNVYDRVGTDNPYWSVQNSPTTSKVDRYYGNMVLGTDVLPWLNIQNTIGFNAYTDRRVVVNGKGGDYFPNGNVTNDNIYRQEIDNTLLITATKSLSEDFGLKVILGNNVNQRLTERAVVFGDGIIFRGINSLNNTSVTIPRVLPNNRNNFKQRYFAFFTDISLDYKNYAFLNLVARNDVSSTLPASNRSYLYGGASASLIFTEALRLPKNVLSFGKFRAGYTRVGNEATPYQTQTVYIANPVLGAGTGTGAIASPFNGQSTLTESDLLANAELKPEFITELELGAELQFFNNRIGLDITYYNKISTSQIFTVNAAPSTGYTQKVINLGKSSNEGIEIGLSATPVKLPNGFSWDISSAFTLNRNIVLDIGALKELPYGGFSDLGSVHIAGQPYGQIRGSTYARDDEGNILVNPNTGKPILSGRTGPIGNPNPDFILGVTNTLSYKGLTLSALFDWKKGGDMYSFTAYELLSRGVTRDTDEREAILVGPGVLGNVNTLQPILDGEGKKIPNNIGIAVADYYFSGGFGPGGAGEVNVFDATVFRLREVSLGYQLPKKWLSKTPFGMAVLSMSGRNLWYLAPNFPKYLNFDPEVSSLGAGNSQGFDFIGIPTTRRVGVNLRLSF
- a CDS encoding sialidase family protein — protein: MSLSPRFILTAFIMLTALLPTQAGTIFADSTRTFAVPTLAKTPKGTVALSWTEKDANGMVYFYWAESVDQGRTFGTKKQIFASPGMSGSRLMRPRLLFRPNGSIMAVFALRGTDVAPAQADHHNHGAAPAGEKPKQEGRAGGRPSDLQIVYTTSADGTAWTQPAPVHADRTPNTVRGFFDATILANGEVAVTYLKDIPGKPHERDLRLVRTAGGKFGDEQVLDPFVCDCCNISLLVDKAGTLHLYYRENQDNIRDIAAMRSTDNGATFSKASIFSPDNWRVNGCPHSGPTSSAGGGQNLVAWFSGATDAPGIRVADQNGRKLVVLSEATAKNPYLVPTPSASVLLWEQNQPTESTPVSTIAYRSIQGGKVTDMQVVTGSANGTNASGLAADGQLVVAYEVRQANNKNALGVSLVKL
- the glmM gene encoding phosphoglucosamine mutase; the protein is MALIKSISGIRGTIGGRSGDGLTPVDVVKFTAAFGQWLRQRNPDRQTVLVGRDGRLSGEMVSRLVVGTLQGLGLNVVDLGLSTTPTVEMAVPDEGAVGGIILTASHNPIQWNALKLLNETGEFISAEDGAEVLSLAESEAFDFAEVRKLGQYRADDTWLHKHVEKILALPLVDRDAIANRNFRVVVDAVNSTGGLAVPILLEALGVEHVAKLHCEPTGQFAHNPEPLPENLRDIIKEMEKGNADLGIVVDPDVDRLALICEDGSPFGEEYTLVAVADYVLKNSPANGNTVSNMSSTVALRDVTKRYGGQHFASAVGEVNVVEMMKAQQAIIGGEGNGGIIYPELHYGRDALVGIALFLSHLARSGKSASMLRRTYPNYYISKNKIELTPDIDVDAVLERIQAKYARNPINTIDGVKIEFDKEWVHLRKSNTEPIIRIYSESDTLATADHLAGKLISDIREVLAEKR
- a CDS encoding YsnF/AvaK domain-containing protein — protein: MAFTVVGVFDNATDAQNAVDELVSDGFSRSNIDLSAQTGSLSDGTTYADTSNSTVPDRHRNTSGTYAEEVVDDTKDVGSSIGNFFSSLFGGDDDDRRERYTRVGERSSIVTVHVTGNDEAERAADILDDNGAINVDEQDEQYGYSSTMTGTDATLGATGSSATMGYGAADLTTDRDLTTGTDQTIKVIQEDLQVGKREVETGGVRVRSRIIERPVEESVRLREERVHVTRTPVNRPATDADMTAFQEGQIELTEHAEVPVVSKTANVVEEISIGKEVNERVETVHETVRSTDVEVENLGTSTNTGTQRGI
- a CDS encoding YsnF/AvaK domain-containing protein, which codes for MSDTEATQRPDLNQLDALTIPVIAEQLTVDTQQMETGRIRIVKSVQTQEQTVDVPLMNESYEVERVAMNQYVDTAPAVRYEGDTVVYPVLQEVLIVEKRLMLLEEVRVTKRQQTRVETQSVPVRTEAVTVERLPPQI